From the genome of Pirellulales bacterium, one region includes:
- a CDS encoding formate/nitrite transporter family protein, with product MYADAISALADQAVAKLAAQRRSIVGHFVRSMLAGMYVGAAIVLIFTIGAFINTTAPGAVKLLMGVCFGGALTIVIFAGSELFTGSNLVLTLGVLSKKASPRDLASNWIWTWLGNLAGSMLLAVIVIRSGVMSADPVKSFVLKLVETKMNLPVEQLFWRAVLANWLVCLGVWMAIRTKEDIAKILLIWWCMFTFITCGYEHSIANMCGLFLGILLPHGDAITWGGYWYNLALATFGNVIGGAGFVGMLYWLGSPKAREASQPISLSEPVLAATNGAPHSQVREAGLVGSK from the coding sequence ATGTACGCAGACGCGATCAGCGCGCTTGCCGATCAGGCCGTGGCCAAGCTGGCCGCCCAGCGCCGCTCAATTGTCGGTCATTTCGTTCGCTCGATGCTCGCCGGGATGTATGTCGGCGCGGCGATCGTGCTGATCTTCACGATTGGGGCGTTCATCAATACGACCGCTCCGGGGGCCGTTAAATTGCTGATGGGCGTTTGCTTCGGCGGGGCGTTGACGATCGTGATCTTCGCCGGCTCTGAGCTGTTCACTGGCAGCAATCTGGTGCTCACGCTCGGAGTGCTGAGCAAGAAGGCCAGTCCGCGCGATCTGGCCAGCAACTGGATTTGGACCTGGCTGGGAAACTTGGCCGGAAGCATGCTACTGGCCGTGATCGTCATCCGCTCGGGCGTGATGAGCGCCGATCCGGTAAAGAGCTTCGTGCTCAAGCTGGTCGAAACCAAGATGAATCTTCCCGTCGAGCAGCTTTTCTGGCGGGCCGTGCTGGCCAACTGGCTGGTATGCCTCGGCGTCTGGATGGCGATTCGCACGAAGGAAGACATCGCCAAGATTCTGCTCATCTGGTGGTGCATGTTCACATTCATCACTTGCGGCTACGAACACAGTATCGCCAACATGTGCGGGCTGTTCCTCGGCATCCTGTTGCCGCACGGCGATGCGATCACTTGGGGTGGATATTGGTACAATCTCGCCTTGGCGACGTTCGGCAACGTCATCGGCGGGGCGGGTTTCGTCGGAATGCTCTACTGGCTCGGCAGCCCGAAGGCCCGCGAAGCCAGCCAGCCGATTTCGCTGAGCGAACCCGTGCTCGCAGCAACTAACGGCGCGCCGCACTCGCAAGTTCGCGAGGCCGGGCTGGTCGGCAGCAAATAG
- a CDS encoding GNAT family N-acetyltransferase, whose amino-acid sequence MVTIRSAVEEDAEAIASCHIAAWRDTYRPIVAEEYLNNLSLETHTAKWTTKIQQPQCHTLVAAHEQVQVVGFINGGPERTGRTDFGGEIYSIYILKDWRRQGIGRRLLGRFATALLETQITSLIVWALQGNEYRYCYAAWGGHEIAVEPIKIGEQELIEVAYGWQDIRVLLESG is encoded by the coding sequence ATGGTGACGATCCGATCAGCAGTCGAAGAAGACGCCGAAGCCATCGCGAGCTGTCATATCGCGGCCTGGCGGGATACTTATCGGCCGATCGTGGCCGAAGAATACCTGAATAACCTATCTCTTGAAACGCACACCGCAAAATGGACCACAAAAATACAGCAACCACAATGTCACACTTTGGTCGCCGCGCACGAGCAAGTCCAGGTCGTTGGTTTTATCAATGGCGGCCCGGAACGAACCGGTCGCACCGACTTCGGAGGCGAGATCTACTCAATCTATATTCTGAAGGATTGGAGGAGGCAGGGTATCGGAAGACGGCTCCTGGGTCGATTCGCGACCGCCTTACTTGAAACCCAAATCACGAGCTTGATCGTTTGGGCGTTGCAGGGCAACGAATATCGATATTGTTATGCGGCGTGGGGCGGCCATGAAATCGCGGTCGAACCGATCAAGATTGGCGAACAGGAATTGATTGAAGTAGCTTACGGCTGGCAAGACATTCGAGTTTTACTTGAATCGGGATGA